A DNA window from Vigna angularis cultivar LongXiaoDou No.4 chromosome 1, ASM1680809v1, whole genome shotgun sequence contains the following coding sequences:
- the LOC128194911 gene encoding uncharacterized protein LOC128194911: protein MTQGNMGTAETPTPPRVSTRGSCSAVEPTQYSSQYELLVDGDPPRIVAVGRVLEGGQTIHGVPILSQHVRVTIDEVRDPQAQVPVPTPEINFVGEAIGSFIAWPRALIMSHIATPQFTCPQKQPIHDTVIHEDDDMAEAEDDPLSKLMTTLPRLKKASSELYWDLRVFGLPPHVPVYITFSDALEVIGGDRMLNISIIQLWCMYMDTIVVDQGQSSMYGFVEPQTIQLSGNTLQNRQHYLQTWMDESKRDVYLVPYIDGLHWQLMVIIPKACKIIWFCSLYRKMKNDLRTMLQGVIGKSRGQLVQILYPKSNQ from the exons atgacaCAAGGCAACATGGGGACCGCTgaaactcccacaccacctcgtgtcagcactagaggatcatgctctgctgtagaacccACTCAGTATAGCAGTCAATATGagttgttggttgatggggatcccccacgcattgtggctgtcggacgagtgcttgagggagggcagactattcatggtgttcccatattatcccaacacgtgcgtgtgacgattgacgaggttcgggatccccaggctcaggtgcctgtacccactccagaaattaactttgtgggggaggccataggatcatttatagcttggcctagagcattgatcatgtcacacatcgctactccacag ttcacatgtcctcagaagcagccaattcatgatacagtcatacatgaagatgatgacatggctgaagcggaggatgatcctctatcaaagctaatgacaacaTTACCTAGGTTGAAGAAAGCATCATCAGAACTATattgggatttgagagtatttggtcttcccccacatgtgccagtatatatcacattctctgatgcattggaggtgattgggggagacaggatgttgaatatttccatcattcaactgtggtgcat gtacatggacacaatcgttgtagaccaaggtcagtcttccatgtacggatttgttgaaccccAGACCATTCAACtgtctggtaacacacttcaaaacagacaacattatttgcaaacatggatggatgagtcaaaaagagacgtataccttgtgccatacattgatgg Gttgcactggcagctgatggtcatcattcccaaagcatgtaaaattatatggttttgttcgttgtataggaagatgaaaaatgacttgagaacaatgcttcaagg agttattggtaaatctcgtggtcaactggttcaaattttgtatccaaag agTAACCAgtag